From Brassica oleracea var. oleracea cultivar TO1000 chromosome C3, BOL, whole genome shotgun sequence, a single genomic window includes:
- the LOC106331822 gene encoding mitotic apparatus protein p62 gives MESPRDHGGSEEEEEYNSCESGWTMYIEDAFGGNDHSSIIVDDDDDDDSQVKEADDGGDEESDDSMASDASSGPSNQLPKNINKHAARKNVSKQVYIQKRQHTEKTLSKEEEKSELKARTRTSGASRVQSKGKVSKTK, from the coding sequence ATGGAATCTCCAAGGGATCATGGAGGCTCTGAGGAGGAGGAGGAATACAACAGTTGTGAGTCAGGGTGGACTATGTACATAGAGGACGCCTTCGGTGGAAATGACCATTCCTCTATTATTGTTGATGATGATGATGATGATGATTCACAGGTAAAAGAGGCTGATGATGGTGGTGATGAGGAGAGTGATGATTCAATGGCTTCTGATGCATCTTCAGGGCCTAGCAATCAACTTCCAAAGAACATCAACAAACATGCAGCGAGGAAGAACGTTTCTAAACAAGTCTACATTCAAAAACGCCAACACACAGAGAAAACATTAAGCAAAGAAGAAGAAAAGTCAGAGCTCAAAGCTAGAACAAGAACAAGTGGAGCTAGTCGTGTCCAGAGTAAAGGCAAGGTGAGCAAAACTAAATAA